A region of Sugiyamaella lignohabitans strain CBS 10342 chromosome A, complete sequence DNA encodes the following proteins:
- a CDS encoding Peripheral peroxisomal membrane peroxin yields the protein MVSGKVATGITGRNWADSLDTVIKVLNDKDGKDKTLKVIQYTGKLILWAGARKPLKATFDSYPIANRIDPLVSNLSGFRKTIRLGNWLSTGRAMIKAGLEEAEWIDFIDLYTEICDDLYLLAKIGTVSFRDAKVHKRWVEIFDREACRGWFLAIIINLYGEYKKRLTIERKIQAEVRQKDSEKQGTLVDSSTASELSKLHQARWMSQINLAKLLCDFIFCAIDVFEADINPVVQIVTGLTSGSIGYYKLYKKML from the coding sequence ATGGTGAGCGGTAAAGTTGCGACAGGAATCACCGGCAGGAACTGGGCTGACTCACTGGACACAGTTATAAAGGTTCTTAATGATAAGGATGGTAAAGACAAGACCCTAAAAGTGATCCAGTATACGGGCAAGCTAATATTATGGGCTGGGGCCCGTAAACCACTTAAAGCGACATTTGACAGCTATCCAATAGCGAACCGAATAGATCCGTTAGTGTCGAATCTATCGGGATTCAGAAAGACAATTAGGTTAGGAAACTGGCTTAGCACCGGCAGAGCTATGATCAAGGCTGGCTTGGAGGAAGCGGAATGgattgattttattgatttATACACAGAAATATGTGatgatttatatttattggcGAAAATAGGAACTGTCTCCTTCCGAGATGCTAAAGTTCACAAACGTTGGGTAGAGATTTTTGATAGAGAAGCATGCCGTGGATGGTTCCTGGCgataataattaatttatatgGGGAGTATAAGAAGCGTCTGACGATTGAACGGAAAATCCAGGCTGAGGTGAGGCAGAAAGATTCAGAGAAGCAAGGCACGCTGGTTGATTCTTCTACAGCATCAGAATTATCCAAATTACATCAGGCAAGGTGGATGAGCCAGATTAACCTCGCAAAGCTTTTATGCGATTTCATATTTTGTGCTATTGACGTCTTTGAGGCTGATATCAACCCGGTGGTGCAAATAGTTACTGGACTGACTTCTGGATCAATAGGCTATTATAAGCTttataaaaaaatgctgtaa
- the tam14 gene encoding uncharacterized protein (top hit is XP_002839470.1 originated in Tuber melanosporum Mel28; conserved fungal protein), translating to MIYSNQPLSQVGARFNAGRAFDVEDDVEFCPALSEEEVNLYRYGMLDSHGSPNHNLNSLSTSAQTTPPHSTAAPDYYYSSGSSGGSPISRAGGAVLASGGTYYYNTGNNGMSGPSSAGGVLMMGGPAVASTPVRRRPVDIIDPMTGSNVSSPIAGGGYYSTPHNSSSASGSTVYYTANNSTVSNGSPMRGNFSGTQYPVSAGVDTYGTSVRGRAW from the coding sequence ATGATTTATTCAAACCAACCACTTAGCCAGGTTGGTGCAAGATTCAATGCTGGTAGAGCATTTGATGTAGAAGACGACGTTGAATTCTGCCCTGCTTtgtcagaagaagaggtcaaCCTCTATCGATATGGTATGCTGGACAGCCATGGATCACCCAACCACAACTTAAATAGCTTGAGTACATCAGCTCAAACGACTCCTCCTCATAGTACAGCGGCCCCTGACTATTACTACAGTAGTGGTTCAAGCGGAGGATCACCAATTTCAAGAGCTGGTGGAGCGGTTTTGGCCAGTGGAGGTAcctattattataatacGGGAAACAACGGTATGAGCGGTCCTTCTTCTGCCGGCGGTGTTCTTATGATGGGAGGACCAGCTGTAGCTAGCACTCCAGTACGTCGGAGACctgttgatattattgacCCGATGACTGGAAGTAATGTATCTTCCCCAATTGCCGGAGGAGGATATTACTCGACACCCCATAATTCAAGTAGTGCTTCGGGAAGCACTGTATACTATACTGCTAATAATTCGACCGTCAGCAATGGATCTCCAATGAGAGGTAACTTTTCTGGTACGCAATATCCGGTTAGTGCCGGTGTAGATACCTATGGGACATCGGTCAGAGGACGGGCTTGGTAG
- the SMC5 gene encoding DNA repair ATPase SMC5 (Component of the SMC5-SMC6 complex; this complex plays a key role in the removal of X-shaped DNA structures that arise between sister chromatids during DNA replication and repair; binds single-stranded DNA and has ATPase activity; S. pombe homolog forms a heterodimer with S. pombe Rad18p that is involved in DNA repair; GO_component: GO:0030915 - Smc5-Smc6 complex [Evidence IEA]; GO_component: GO:0030915 - Smc5-Smc6 complex [Evidence IDA] [PMID 15738391]; GO_component: GO:0005694 - chromosome [Evidence IEA,IEA]; GO_component: GO:0005634 - nucleus [Evidence IEA,IEA]; GO_component: GO:0005634 - nucleus [Evidence IDA] [PMID 11927594]; GO_function: GO:0005524 - ATP binding [Evidence IEA]; GO_function: GO:0016887 - ATPase activity [Evidence IDA] [PMID 21293191]; GO_function: GO:0019789 - SUMO ligase activity [Evidence IDA] [PMID 15738391]; GO_function: GO:0003684 - damaged DNA binding [Evidence IDA] [PMID 16793545]; GO_function: GO:0000166 - nucleotide binding [Evidence IEA]; GO_function: GO:0003697 - single-stranded DNA binding [Evidence IDA] [PMID 21293191]; GO_process: GO:0006310 - DNA recombination [Evidence IEA]; GO_process: GO:0006281 - DNA repair [Evidence IEA,IEA]; GO_process: GO:0006281 - DNA repair [Evidence IDA] [PMID 11927594]; GO_process: GO:0006281 - DNA repair [Evidence IMP] [PMID 15738391]; GO_process: GO:0006974 - cellular response to DNA damage stimulus [Evidence IEA]; GO_process: GO:0051304 - chromosome separation [Evidence IMP] [PMID 15793567]; GO_process: GO:0000724 - double-strand break repair via homologous recombination [Evidence IEA]; GO_process: GO:0000725 - recombinational repair [Evidence IPI] [PMID 19995966]; GO_process: GO:0071139 - resolution of recombination intermediates [Evidence IMP] [PMID 20159973]), giving the protein MQNFVVYSHVEYRLGNSLNLVIGPNGTGKSTLIAALCLGLGGKPENLGPRKLEDYIKAGCDTAVLEIEVKAPDNVPDNYLIKRTITSKKSEWALNGRNKSETEIKQLIQRLRIQVDNLCQFLPQERVADFAGLNAQQRLRSTEQAIGSVDLLERHDQLIKLSRDLATFSKSKEDVDGELERSERELAEKEELVQSMAEYARLQEELDALREAIPFCELNDLKVRRKRLKESLDECNEQIKNAKNNNARIKERLDQSQVLYSESEKEFATSQESHITLERQAERTQNKIDELTADIRYIKKKIKQKVESASTYELDLKGLRNDILNLEKNKAHLQDQLADGQLEELIKQMEHIGTEYNKVKSQRKAKLEELETRRREEFSPLEARLKNSKDALKQLGDAQHRRMQFVKSIGFNSEGRNIIAAMDYVKNNQSLFQGTVHWPPLLSLALKDQDCLIMLSLMNIKTMTTFVCESRTDYLTFTKHVIDNLRLNVNVVEYSGSKFKSLQDHPLPIQRDLLISNGFDGYLVDLLEGHPSVLNMICIEEKLHAIPYCKSSRISDAQETFLQEQNFTGRFIDTKKVVQYSRSAYGRRLFTTSSRNLKGAFWLGAFSNTTSDDLKRELEGEIEQYTIQIKELEENVKSIKQEYLSLEQKEKMLSEKRFEIRRKKEKIMTLSSNLEKVAKLLSDKENDLAAKEASPPDIMKEVEQAQQDLEVRARKLAKECTKLAETLDQRIDSEWTSLHLGARMAVARRQATAFDNIIKQGYEHLVKQQSDIKEEGRKVVVDIRKLKENLARLGSAKFGELSAKAEEFSSKKALDEAIAKLNARIEMEGSNQMDNMEDILQSRNRLQTSVTDLRSQASDLESATEKLDRSIQEIAKHWEPEVTKLIDEISDKFGEMFARIGCRGKVVLKKSSNLYEDWALEILVSFRETSSLQVLNAQRQSGGERSVSTSLYLMSLQGLAKSPFRVVDEINQGMDPRNERMVHNLMVDIACSENTSQYFLVTPKLLRDLSYHKRMKICCIYSGDQIGEEAATKLSISGAVKRLKRMKEDE; this is encoded by the coding sequence ATGCAAAATTTTGTTGTATATTCTCACGTTGAGTACCGGCTTGGCAATTCACTTAACTTGGTTATCGGCCCaaatggtactggtaagtCCACACTGATTGCAGCCTTGTGTCTTGGACTAGGTGGCAAACCTGAAAACTTGGGACCAAGAAAGCTCGAGGATTATATTAAAGCCGGCTGCGATACGGCAGTTCTTGAAATCGAAGTCAAGGCTCCTGATAATGTCCCAGATAATTACCTTATAAAAAGGACCATTACTTCTAAGAAGAGCGAGTGGGCGTTGAATGGACGGAATAAAAGTGAAACCGAAATTAAGCAACTTATCCAACGGCTGAGAATTCAGGTTGATAACCTCTGTCAGTTTCTCCCTCAAGAACGAGTGGCCGATTTTGCTGGGTTAAATGCTCAGCAACGTTTGAGATCCACTGAACAGGCGATTGGAAGCGTAGACTTGTTAGAAAGACACGACCAATTGATAAAACTGAGTAGAGATCTTGCCACATTTTCGAAAAGTAAGGAAGATGTCGACGGTGAATTGGAGCGTTCAGAACGAGAGTTGGCAGAAAAGGAAGAGCTCGTTCAGTCCATGGCAGAATACGCTCGACTGCAAGAAGAACTAGATGCATTGAGAGAAGCGATACCATTTTGTGAGCTTAATGATCTTAAAGTGCGACGAAAAAGACTGAAAGAGTCACTGGATGAATGCAAtgaacaaataaaaaatgccaagaacaacaaTGCCAGGATAAAAGAAAGATTAGACCAATCGCAAGTTCTGTATTCAGAATCTGAGAAGGAATTTGCAACTTCACAAGAATCCCATATCACATTGGAGCGGCAAGCAGAGAGAACTCAGAACAAAATAGATGAGTTGACTGCAGATATAAGATatatcaagaagaaaatcaagcaaAAGGTGGAATCTGCATCTACGTATGAGCTTGATTTGAAAGGCTTAAGAAACGATATACTGAACTTAGAGAAAAATAAGGCACATCTGCAAGACCAACTCGCAGATGGCCAACTGGAAGAGCTTATTAAACAAATGGAGCATATTGGCACTGAGTACAACAAGGTGAAATCTCAAAGAAAAGCCAAGCTTGAGGAATTGGAAACTAGAAGACGTGAAGAGTTTTCTCCACTTGAAGCACGCCTGAAGAATTCTAAGGACGCCTTGAAACAGCTGGGTGATGCCCAACATCGAAGAATGCAGTTTGTTAAGAGCATAGGATTCAATTCGGAGGGTCGTAATATCATAGCAGCTATGGACTACGTTAAGAACAACCAAAGTTTGTTTCAAGGAACCGTTCACTGGCCACCATTGCTTTCGTTAGCACTAAAAGATCAAGACTGCTTAATTATGCTTAGTTTGATGAATATTAAGACTATGACTACATTTGTTTGTGAGTCCAGAACGGACTATCTTACTTTTACAAAGCATGTTATTGATAATCTACGATTGAATGTGAATGTAGTGGAGTATTCCGGATCTAAGTTTAAATCTCTACAAGATCATCCATTGCCAATTCAAAGAGATTTGCTGATATCTAACGGATTTGATGGATATCTAGTGGACCTGTTAGAGGGACATCCTTCCGTGCTGAATATGATTTGTATTGAAGAAAAATTACATGCTATTCCTTATTGCAAAAGTAGCCGAATATCAGATGCACAAGAAACATTTTTACAAGAACAAAATTTCACTGGCCGCTTTATTGACACAAAGAAAGTCGTTCAATATTCAAGGTCGGCATATGGTAGACGATTATTTACCACCTCTTCTAGAAATCTTAAAGGTGCGTTTTGGCTGGGTGCATTTTCAAATACCACTAGTGATGACCTCAAAAGGGAGCTCGAAGGAGAGATCGAGCAATACACAATACAAATAAAAGAGCTTGAAGAAAATGTCAAAAGCATCAAACAAGAGTACTTGTCTTTGGagcagaaagagaagatgcTTTCTGAAAAGAGATTTGAGATTCGTcgcaagaaagaaaagattaTGACGTTATCATCTAATCTAGAAAAAGTTGCAAAGTTACTTTCCGACAAGGAAAATGATTTGGCAGCTAAGGAAGCCAGCCCTCCTGATATTATGAAGGAGGTTGAGCAAGCTCAACAAGATCTTGAAGTTAGGGCCCGAAAATTAGCCAAAGAATGCACGAAACTTGCAGAAACGCTTGATCAGCGGATAGATTCGGAATGGACTTCTCTGCACTTGGGAGCCCGTATGGCTGTTGCACGAAGACAAGCAACAGCatttgataatattattaagCAGGGTTATGAACATCTCGTTAAGCAGCAAAGTGATATTAAGGAAGAGGGAAGGaaagttgttgttgatattaGAAAATTGAAGGAGAATCTGGCTCGCTTAGGTAGCGCCAAATTCGGTGAGTTGTCAGCTAAAGCTGAGGAGTTCAGTTCGAAAAAAGCTCTTGATGAGGCTATTGCGAAGCTTAATGCAAGGATCGAAATGGAAGGCAGTAATCAAATGGACAATATGGAAGATATACTTCAAAGCAGAAACCGGCTACAAACATCAGTCACTGATTTGAGATCACAGGCAAGCGACCTTGAAAGTGCGACAGAGAAACTCGACCGTAGCATTCAAGAAATTGCGAAGCATTGGGAACCGGAAGTTACGAAGTTGATTGATGAAATCTCTGACAAATTTGGTGAAATGTTTGCACGGATAGGATGTAGGGGCAAGGTTGTTTTAAAAAAGAGTAGTAATCTTTATGAGGATTGGGCTCTCGAAATTTTAGTCAGCTTCCGAGAGACGTCGTCGCTACAAGTTCTCAATGCACAACGACAATCAGGAGGAGAGAGATCTGTTTCCACTTCTTTGTATTTGATGTCACTACAAGGACTAGCTAAGTCTCCATTTAGAGTTGTGGATGAGATCAACCAAGGAATGGACCCTCGTAACGAAAGGATGGTTCATAACTTGATGGTGGATATTGCTTGCTCCGAGAACACTTCGCAATACTTCTTAGTCACGCCTAAGCTTTTGAGGGATCTTTCTTATCATAAGCGTATGAAAATTTGTTGCATATATTCTGGTGATCAGAttggcgaagaagcagctacCAAATTATCTATTTCGGGTGCTGTTAAACGCTTGAAGCGCATGAAGGAGGACGAATGA
- the MSE1 gene encoding glutamate--tRNA ligase MSE1 (Mitochondrial glutamyl-tRNA synthetase; predicted to be palmitoylated; GO_component: GO:0005737 - cytoplasm [Evidence IEA]; GO_component: GO:0005759 - mitochondrial matrix [Evidence IEA]; GO_component: GO:0005739 - mitochondrion [Evidence IEA]; GO_component: GO:0005739 - mitochondrion [Evidence IDA] [PMID 14576278]; GO_component: GO:0005739 - mitochondrion [Evidence IDA] [PMID 16823961]; GO_component: GO:0005739 - mitochondrion [Evidence IMP] [PMID 7607232]; GO_function: GO:0005524 - ATP binding [Evidence IEA,IEA]; GO_function: GO:0003723 - RNA binding [Evidence IEA]; GO_function: GO:0004812 - aminoacyl-tRNA ligase activity [Evidence IEA,IEA]; GO_function: GO:0004818 - glutamate-tRNA ligase activity [Evidence IEA,IEA]; GO_function: GO:0004818 - glutamate-tRNA ligase activity [Evidence ISA] [PMID 7607232]; GO_function: GO:0050561 - glutamate-tRNA(Gln) ligase activity [Evidence IDA] [PMID 15706032]; GO_function: GO:0016874 - ligase activity [Evidence IEA]; GO_function: GO:0016876 - ligase activity, forming aminoacyl-tRNA and related compounds [Evidence IEA]; GO_function: GO:0000166 - nucleotide binding [Evidence IEA,IEA]; GO_function: GO:0000049 - tRNA binding [Evidence IEA]; GO_process: GO:0006424 - glutamyl-tRNA aminoacylation [Evidence IEA]; GO_process: GO:0006424 - glutamyl-tRNA aminoacylation [Evidence ISA] [PMID 7607232]; GO_process: GO:0070149 - mitochondrial glutamyl-tRNA aminoacylation [Evidence IC] [PMID 7607232]; GO_process: GO:0032543 - mitochondrial translation [Evidence IMP] [PMID 7607232]; GO_process: GO:0043039 - tRNA aminoacylation [Evidence IEA]; GO_process: GO:0006418 - tRNA aminoacylation for protein translation [Evidence IEA]; GO_process: GO:0006412 - translation [Evidence IEA]), whose amino-acid sequence MLRGKMPSGAFRRFLSTSAIRSAKRAPKPFSLKSHNKLSENQTTPASPINDTNISTTAPARTRFAPSPTGFIHLGSLRTALYNYLLAKSTGGQFLLRLEDTDRKRLVPGAEENIYESLKWTGLNWDEGPVVGGPYGPYKQSERSGIYAKYVEQLLDSGDAYRCFCSRERLDSLSSSARKLHPPSMASYDRKCSHLSREESDDKAHNGNPFTIRLKSPSVYPEFDDILHGTLSLQTQVNYSDIRYDDPVLVKSDGLPTYHFANVIDDYLMKITHVIRGEEWLASTPKHMALYTALGWKAPKFIHIPLLTSLSDKKLSKRSGDRGILSMGDSGILPEALVNFVALFGWSPPRESVGVTISELFTLQDLVEKFNLDGLTKGNAKVDDKKLMFFNSHYFRERLADKTKLNSIVQECHSMQMELVKNQQADLDTSVLSEEYTAKVLEAFGTKNLTSVQDFVNRSSYFYIQPWQSDTAVKALKELQADTYAKDISAEFLRLLDQENLPDSWAESICKEITSSNKWTKKQIFSVLRYTLAGGVSGVTIPKIMTILGPNVTKLRATEALSKL is encoded by the coding sequence ATGCTCAGGGGGAAAATGCCATCAGGGGCATTTCGTAGATTTTTGTCAACGAGTGCCATCCGTAGTGCAAAGAGGGCCCCAAAGCCATTTTCACTTAAATCCCATAATAAATTATCCGAGAACCAGACGACTCCGGCTTCTCCAATAAATGATACAAACATATCTACAACTGCACCAGCTCGAACGAGATTCGCACCATCTCCAACAGGATTTATTCATCTAGGTTCTCTGAGAACAGCACtttataattatttattagctAAGAGTACAGGAGGTCAGTTCCTGCTACGACTGGAAGACACCGATAGAAAGCGACTGGTCCCTGGAGCTGAAGAGAATATTTATGAGTCGTTGAAATGGACGGGACTCAATTGGGACGAGGGTCCAGTAGTCGGTGGACCCTATGGGCCATATAAGCAATCGGAAAGATCTGGAATATATGCCAAATATGTCGAACAGTTGTTAGATTCTGGAGATGCTTACCGTTGTTTCTGCTCAAGAGAGCGGTTAGATTCATTAAGTAGCTCTGCCAGAAAGCTACACCCCCCTTCAATGGCTTCTTACGATAGAAAATGTTCTCACTTATCGCGAGAAGAGAGTGATGATAAAGCTCATAATGGGAACCCATTTACAATTCGGCTCAAATCACCATCAGTATACCCAGAATTCGACGATATCTTGCATGGTACTCTCTCACTACAGACACAGGTTAACTATTCCGATATTCGTTATGATGACCCTGTTCTGGTGAAATCAGATGGACTGCCAACTTATCATTTTGCCAATGTGATAGATGATTATTTAATGAAAATCACACATGTTATACGCGGAGAAGAGTGGCTCGCATCTACTCCTAAGCATATGGCTCTATATACTGCTCTAGGGTGGAAGGCACCGAAGTTCATTCATATTCCACTATTGACATCATTGTCGGACAAAAAGCTAAGTAAACGTTCGGGTGACAGAGGAATATTATCAATGGGTGACTCTGGTATTTTGCCTGAGGCTTTAGTCAATTTTGTTGCCCTGTTCGGTTGGTCTCCACCTCGTGAGAGTGTTGGGGTTACTATATCTGAGCTATTTACACTACAAGATCTCGTAGAGAAATTCAATTTAGATGGACTCACAAAAGGAAATGCAAAAGTGGATGACAAAAAGCTTATGTTTTTCAACAGTCATTATTTTAGAGAGAGACTTGCTGATAAAACGAAGTTGAATAGCATTGTACAGGAGTGTCATAGTATGCAGATGGAATTGGTCAAAAATCAACAGGCCGATCTAGATACTTCGGTTCTAAGTGAAGAATACACAGCAAAGGTGCTGGAAGCCTTTGGGACTAAAAATCTTACATCTGTGCAAGATTTTGTAAACCGTAGCAGCTATTTCTACATACAGCCATGGCAAAGTGACACTGCTGTAAAGGCTTTGAAAGAGCTTCAAGCTGACACATATGCTAAAGATATCAGTGCCGAGTTCCTTAGATTACTAGACCAGGAAAACCTACCTGATTCATGGGCTGAAAGCATTTGCAAGGAAATAACCAGCTCTAACAAATGGACCAAAAAACAGATATTCAGCGTGTTACGTTACACTCTGGCAGGAGGGGTTTCTGGCGTAACAATTCCCAAAATAATGACCATTCTCGGTCCAAATGTTACTAAACTACGGGCCACAGAAGCTCTTTCGAAAttgtaa
- the NTF2 gene encoding Ntf2p (Nuclear envelope protein; interacts with GDP-bound Gsp1p and with proteins of the nuclear pore to transport Gsp1p into the nucleus where it is an essential player in nucleocytoplasmic transport; GO_component: GO:0005737 - cytoplasm [Evidence IEA,IEA]; GO_component: GO:0016021 - integral component of membrane [Evidence ISM] [PMID 12192589]; GO_component: GO:0005622 - intracellular [Evidence IEA]; GO_component: GO:0005635 - nuclear envelope [Evidence IDA] [PMID 8702493]; GO_function: GO:0008536 - Ran GTPase binding [Evidence IPI] [PMID 10889207]; GO_process: GO:0006913 - nucleocytoplasmic transport [Evidence IMP] [PMID 8702493]; GO_process: GO:0006606 - protein import into nucleus [Evidence IMP] [PMID 8702493]; GO_process: GO:0015031 - protein transport [Evidence IEA]; GO_process: GO:0006810 - transport [Evidence IEA,IEA]), with protein MLTFETTQVQGVKAIIEKLTSLPFQKVLHNISSLDAQPASPNGDVIVMVTGALIVDDESTTQRYSQVFHLIPEGGSYFVFNDIFRLNYG; from the coding sequence ATGTTGACTTTCGAGACCACCCAAGTCCAAGGTGTCAAAGCTATCATCGAGAAGTTGACCTCTTTGCCTTTTCAAAAGGTTCTTCACAACATCTCCTCTCTTGATGCTCAACCTGCCTCTCCTAATGGAGATGTCATTGTTATGGTCACTGGTGCGTTGATTGTTGATGACGAGTCCACTACCCAAAGATACTCCCAAGTCTTCCATTTAATCCCTGAGGGTGGCTCGTACTTTGTTTTCAATGACATTTTCCGTCTTAACTATGGTTAA